The DNA sequence ttattgGCAACGAAGTACACATTAAATATAactactttatttatttctgctctattaatcttttttttttttttttgtctacaatgactggtcagtttctgagaTCTCCAAGTTTCAGACTAATTAAACTTGCTCTGCATGGTGATATGGCACGCAGACATCTGCCCAGGTGCTGTGTGAGCCCTTGTTCATTGTTGTTCTGATCCATCAGCCCCAGTGGGGGTaaggtcccccccccccggcctcCTCCAGCTAAAACCGGACCAGCTCGGCCTCTGCCGCCACGCAGAGACAGCTACCAGCGAGCTCCTCTCCAGCAGGGGGTGCCGCTGCACCCCCCATCCCAGATGCAACATAGACAGAGCCACAAACCGTCGAGGAAGGGCCCCGTGCTTCCCCCAAGACCCAACCCTGGCCATCACCTCTACAACAGCTACACGGTGAGCGAGTTcctactactgtgtgtgtgggcgtcttCTCTACGGTCGtccctgctgtctgtgtctgtgtgaccatTTCCGTaaaggaaaatgtgtttcttgTATAGTAAAATGAATGGACTGTATGAATGAGTGAAGGTGGTTGACCCCAGCCTTGACCCTAGCAAAATCCTGAAGTTTCATTCCTCTTGGTTGTGTTCAGAGTAAGATAATGACttgctttgtgttttccttgttttccctGTGTGGCAACGTAGCTGGAAATCCCCCACGGCATCGCTCAGTTTGACTACAACGGCACTCGTACAGGAGAGCTTTCCTTTCAGGTAGGACCTCAGCCGTCGCCCCTGACTATACCACAGCCGGGCTTCTGTGACTGGCGTTCCCCCTTCCTGGTTCCGTCGGGTGGTTTTCCGGTGTAATCTCACTGAGCTGACAGGTCTGCCCTTTCTCCACTGCAGAAGAATGAGGTCTTGGTCCTGCTCaaccagacagacagcaggacgTTTGAGTGCCAGGTGGGCGATGCCAGAGGTACGGTGCAGGACTCCTACATGAAGATCATCACTCCACTGACTAACTACTCTCACTATGCAGACAATCCAGTTCCACAGGTAACCAATGACGGCAACAATGATCAACCTGGgctaaaaaaataattcagacaggttgcatttttttttttttttttatgctattTGTATTCCATTTTCTCCATGTCCTTTGGCAATGGAATTTGATGCATGTCGGTATTCCTCTGCAGGAGAGCCGTTCCGTGGAAGACTACAGTCTGCAGGTGCAAGCCCTGTATGACTTCACTCCAGGTAACAGCCAGTCCCGTCCGGTACTGGCGGTTCAGAGAAGTAGCGGCCCCTCTCACGGACCGCCGAGTCCCTCGGGTACCACCGCCCACTTGAGCCAGGAGAGGAGGGGACCGTAGCCGCTCCTTCCCTGGCTCAGGTGCAACCACAGTGGGGTAGCGGGCAGGCACAGAGTGGGTTTCTGGCAAGTTGGATTTGGTGTACTGTCGTTCGTGCTGATTTGTATGGATTTGGGTTTCTGCGGCTCTCGTTGTCAGAGGGTCCGGGTGAGCTCGGCCTGAGAGCTGGGGACATAGTGAGTGACGTGGAGCAGCTGGACACGGAGTGGTACATGGGAACATGCAGAGGAACCAAGGGTTTCTTCCCCATCAACTACGTCAAACTTCTGGTAAGAGTTTGGGCTGCATGCCGGCCAGGGCAGCAGTCTGCAGTGCACTCTGCCATAATGCCTCagcaatgtaaacattttctctgACTAATCTCTCTTTACAATCAGTCTGGCCCAACTACTCCTGCAGTTGCACCAACCAATGAGAGGAGGACACAGCAGTCAGCTGCAACAGTGAGGTAAGCAAAAGGATGAGAGCCGACACCCAGAAAGAaccggtttgtttgttttgtttttccccttctgAGGACAGTTTTACCTGTTCCTGTCCAACCCCCGAGCTAAACCTCAGCCGCTTCGTTGGGTGTTGTGTGCAGCGGTCCACGGTGTGTGGCAAGGTTCGATTTCGAGGGCGAACAAAGCGACGAGCTCACGTTCTGTGAGGGCAACGTGATCCGGCTCCGGGAGTACCTGGGAGAAGAGTGGGCCCTGGGCGAGCTCGGTGGTCATGTGGGCATCTTCCCTCTCAACTTTGTGGAAGTGGTAGAGGACCTTCCTCCCCCTGCAGAACAGAGGCAGAGCAGGGTCGCTCTGCCTGGTAGGGCCGCAAGTCAAACCCACACTCCTCACTTTATACTCGGGTCCTTCCGACAGCGTCCAcagagtgaatgtgtttgtgtgtgtgtgtgaggccttCACTCCTTTTACTGGTAtttgaagaatgtgtgtgtgtgtttgtcttggtCTCAGCTGTGGCCCTTAGTTTGTGCCTACACCTGATCTAGGAACAGCTACACAGAACTGATCCATCCTCTATCCTTAACCACCAtcaggggaggaaaaaaaaaatcacataactGTTTTCAGATGAGCCTGTGACTTTATACATGCTGTACACGCAGCATGTCTGTGAGTCTTTGCTTTGACCTTGGAAAAAGAACTTAAAGGAGtaataagtcattttttttccGGTGATTCTTTTTCACGTTATGAaaccattatactgacacctagtggtcaTCCATGTTAGGCACCTGCTCTGTGGCGCGTAATCTGCTTCATTCAGGGGCTACTGAGCAATCTGATTcttctcatgtgagctgcactttatagattttaaaaaaaaaaactaaaaaaaaaaacaaaactaatttatatacaaatatttttatacattttggtGATAAATCCTTATGACTCAAAACAGATGCGATTAAAAAGGCAAAGGAAAACTTAcagctttaaataaaattcaGATCAATACAAACATGTTTATACGTCCTTTCACGGTAGACATATTTCGGAGAGCACGGTGGAAAATAAAACGGTATTGAGCTACATAACTACACGGCTACAATATCTAGAGACAGAATCGCAAAAAAAACTGCTCTGACAGCCCCGTCACACCCAAGACTCTTAACAttgttctctttttgtctcGACAGGGATGGCAGGCTCACCCAAAATACAAGATACTCCTACACCCAGTCAGGTATCCAcagcgccacctgctggccGTGCACTGTAAAATACCTTAATATAGTACTCATGACCCATGAAATGACACAATGCTGACCGACCGACGTGGGGATTTAAGCtcaaatgtaaaatgcatcAACAGGCCTGCGTTTCCCGGTTACATTTCTCATGAGTTCTTGGTTCCCAGGAAATTCCCAGGACTCTCCTGTGTCCTGTTTGTTCCTTAAAATAGTCTTTGGACATGTCTCTGAATTAATTAATCTGATTAATTCTCTTATGATGTTTTAGGTGTATATTGCCCTTATAGGCAGTGACTGACCAAATGTAATCCAGCGCCTAAATGGCGCCTAGTAGTTTTTGACGTTTGCTAAGCtatcgtgtgtgtctgtctgtctaggCTGCCACCCAAGGTGTCGAGTGGGCGGTGGCTCTGTATGACTTCAATGCAGAAACGGAGGAAGACCTGCCGTTCCGACAGGGGGATCTGATCTTGGTGACGGCTCACATTGACGAGGAGTGGAGCAGTGGCAGGCTGAACGGCAGAGAGGGCCTCTTCCCCTCGGCCTTCATACAGCCCTGCTCAGGTACTACACCGCTGCCAGCCCATGGTCGCGGAAAAAACGGGCGTCTGTCACGAAGC is a window from the Electrophorus electricus isolate fEleEle1 chromosome 9, fEleEle1.pri, whole genome shotgun sequence genome containing:
- the LOC118240060 gene encoding SH3 domain-containing protein 19-like; the protein is MTALHNDRNIRARIQAFERQTGSDEAATPSPRPRNIYSKTPVAPPKPSVAPRPTVSRPAEEEAAAAHENVYENVDIALSSPAPGPAQDHLPVSAPRPLPPRKPSLGSREESKPKPPVKTACLLPPRPSLLRSKNLSSQEEEVVIKGPPPPVMPSKELLQLNNHNSPGLLRNATRTLVENSYVDLPSSNGSAKPSHGGLFPPALSTQPISRRPTVIRVPSTSNKFEQKASDFTPPLAIQGAVGGTPLPLKSTRWDPFGGAADLTLPTRPSGGKVPPPRPPPAKTGPARPLPPRRDSYQRAPLQQGVPLHPPSQMQHRQSHKPSRKGPVLPPRPNPGHHLYNSYTLEIPHGIAQFDYNGTRTGELSFQKNEVLVLLNQTDSRTFECQVGDARGTVQDSYMKIITPLTNYSHYADNPVPQESRSVEDYSLQVQALYDFTPEGPGELGLRAGDIVSDVEQLDTEWYMGTCRGTKGFFPINYVKLLSGPTTPAVAPTNERRTQQSAATVSGPRCVARFDFEGEQSDELTFCEGNVIRLREYLGEEWALGELGGHVGIFPLNFVEVVEDLPPPAEQRQSRVALPGMAGSPKIQDTPTPSQAATQGVEWAVALYDFNAETEEDLPFRQGDLILVTAHIDEEWSSGRLNGREGLFPSAFIQPCSGGS